The genomic interval TGCATAAGCATTTTGTGCTTCATTGATTGGAATAATAATCACTTGGGTTGGCGCAACAAAAAATGGAAATTCTCCTCCAAAATGCTCTGTTAAAATCGCTACAAATCGTTCAAAACTTCCTAAAATTGCACGATGAATCATCACGGGCTGCTGTGCTGTGTTGTTCTCATCTGTGTAAGTTAAATCAAATCTCTCTGGCAAATTCATATCAATTTGCACAGTGCCACACTGCCACTTTCGCCCAATTGCATCGGTGATTTTAATATCAATTTTGGGACCATAAAATGCCCCGCCCCCCTCGTCAATCTTGTAAGAGATTCCACAGCGGTTTAACGCACCCTTTAATGCTTCTGTTGCTTGTTCCCATACTGCATCACTGCCGATGGATTTCTCTGGCTTAGTAGAAATCTCCATTTCATAGCTAAACCCAAAGGCATTCATAATTTTTTGCGTGAAATCAATGATATTTTCTACTTCACTTGCAATTTGGCTTGGGCGACAGAAAATATGCGCGTCATCTTGAGTAAATTCACGCACACGCAACAATCCGTGCAAGACTCCACTTTTCTCGTGGCGATGTACCACGCCATATTCATAGAATCGCAAAGGCAATTCGCGATAACTACGTAATGCGCTTTGATAGACTTTGATATGCCCAACGCAATTCATAGGCTTGATACCATATTCCACCTCATCAATCGTCGTGAAATACATATTTTCACCATAATTTGCATAATGCCCGCTTGTTTTCCATACTGCACTTTTTAGAATCTCTGGACCGCGCACAGGCTCATATCCCCGCTCAATGAGTGCTTGTGTCAAGAGATTTTCAAGATTGCGCCTAAGCCTAGCTCCCTTGGGCAACCAAATGGGTAATCCCGCTCCGATTTCCTCATCAAAGGTGAAAAGCTCCATTTCCATACCAACTTTTCTATGGTCGCGTTTTTTGGCTTCTTCTAATTGTCTTAAATACTGACTTAAAGATTCTTTGTTTGCAAAAGCAATCCCATAGATTCTTGTTAGCATTTCAGCCTTTTCGTCTCCTCCAAGATAAGCACCAGCAATTTTTGTAAGCTTAAAGGCATTCAGTAATTTTAAAGTTGGCAAATGCGGACCGCGACACAAATCCTCAAAATCTCCTTGAGAATAAATACTCAAAGTCCCATCTCCTAGAGGAATCTTACGAATGACAGCTTGTTTTAAATCATCGTTTTGAAATTTTATGATTGCTTCTTCTCGTTTTAAATGGTATTTTATAATTTTCTCGCCCTTTTTAGCAATTTCTTTCATCTTAGATTCTATTGCAACCAAATCTTCCTCACTGATTTTTTGGTGTATGCGAAAATCATAATAGAATCCCTCTTCTACCACAGGACCAACGAAAAATTGTGCTTCAGGATAAAGTGTTTTAATGGCTTCTGCCATTAAATGCGCACAAGTATGGCGCATAATAGCAAGCGATTCTTCGGAATTATCAAAATAAATCGGCTCACCTTTTAAGCCCAATTCCTCCGCACTTTGTGTATCATAGATTGCGTTATTTGCTTTGATACCAATGATTACAGACATAAAATCTTGCCCTTTAAAATTAAAAAATAAGTATAGATTATAGCAAAAAAATAGACAACTAACGCTTAAAAGATTTTGAGAATTATAAATATTGTTTAATTTTAGATTCTACCACCCCTCCAATGCTTGCAATGTGCGCACTGCTACTGCGTGGTTGGATTCGGCATTGCAAAAATTTAATTCCTAGAGATCCCTATCGCATTCAAGAAAGTTTTGGCGATGGTAAATCCCCTTTACGCGCAGCCAAGATGATAAGCAGAATCGTAAAGCCAACAAAATAATACAAAAAGACGGGAATTGGCAAAGGGTCTCCTGCCGCGTAAGAATGCAACCCAGAGAGGTAAAAATTCACTCCAAAATAAGTCATCAAAATGGAATAAAATGCAATCACACTAAGCGAAGCAAAGACATAAGGATTATCTCCTTTTGGCATAAAACGTGCGTGTAAGACAACAATATAAACGACAATAGAAATCAAAGCCCAAGTCTCTTTTGGGTCCCAGCCCCAATATCTCCCCCAAGACTCATTTGCCCAAACACCACCTAAAAAGTTTCCAATCGTAAGCATTGCAAGCCCTAGAATCATCGCCATTTCATTAATCGTATGTAAAGTCAGAATCGTGCGGTCTAATTCAGGATATTTCGCACTCCTAAAAATAAACAAAAACAAGGTAAGCACACCGAGCATAAAACAAAGCCCCAAAAATCCATAACTTGCGGTAATAATAGAAACATGAATATTAAGCCAATAGGATTTTAACACAGGAACTAAATTGCCAATTTGTGGGTCCATAAATCCCAAATGCGCTACAAAAAGAGAAATTCCAGCCAAAAAACTCGCCATACTTTGCGCCAAATAACTTTTCTTAAAAAACACAACACCGGCAATTCCCGAAGCAAACGCAATGTATATCATAGATTCATACGCATTGCTCCACGGCGCGTGTCCTCCCACATACCAGCGCACACCAAGTGCCGTTGCGTGCAATAATACCAAAAGTGAAATCGCCCAATAAAGCACACGACTTGCCAAAACATCTGCTTTTTTATGCCGGAAAATCTGCACAAGCACCACAGCAAAAAGCAAAATTCCACAAACCAAATAAAGCGGCATAAGGTTTTTAAAAAGATTATAGTGATTCAAAAAGATTTCCAAATCAATTTGCGTTTGTGGCGGAATCAAATTTGCACCAAATTTTTGCTGAATCTTCTCTAGTGCATCAAGTGCCAAATCTGCATTTTCCCATTTATTCTCCACTAAACCATAATGGAAACTATTAAAATACGCTCCAAAAAGCTTTTGAAGCTGACTTGCGCTCTCTTTATCAAAACTAGCAATCGCATCACTTGGAGCAAACCACTTGTCTCCCTCACCGCTAAAACTCGGCAAAATGCGTAAAGCTTGTGCAGTATAAATCAGATAAGCAACATTTACACGCTCATCAACATTTATCACATCTTTATCAAACTTATCTCGCATAGCAGGCTTTTTGCGATTCGCTTCTTCTAAATAATTACCAAGTTTATAAGTTCCTCCTACAAATAAATCCTCAAAAGCAATGTATTTTTCTTCTTGGCTTACTCCAATAACTTCTTTAAGCTTTGGAGTGGAAAGTGCAAGCATTTTAACTTTTTTAAACTCATTGGGATAAACCATCATTCCTAAGAATAATTCCATATTATTAAGCCCTAAAAAGCCATCTTTTTTCGTCATTTTATGCACATATTCCATTGCCAAAGTATCCACAGGCTTCATACGTCCGCCAAAATCTTGCACAAGCAATTTCCCAAATCGCTCGGAGTGCTCTTTGCTTTTTTCTTTTAGATTTTTAATCAAATCCAAAATGCTTTCATTGGTGATAGGTGGAATCTCTAATTCTCCTTGCATATGTGGATTTTGAGATTCTATATTTTGCGTCATTTGTTCTGTATCGTTGATATTTTCCCCACTTGCATACAAAGGCATACTCATACTTAACCCCGCAGCAAAGACAATCGCTAAATTTTGGGATTTTAAATAATTGCTCAAGCGCACAAATCTCCCATTTTTTGCAAAAAATTCCCACAAAAGCCCGATAACCAACATCGTATAACCAATATAAGTTGGAATTTTCCCCGGGTCGCGATTAACTGATAAAATCGTGCCTTGCTCGTCTAAATCATACGAGGATTGGAAAAAGCGGAATCCTCCATAATCCAAAACATTATTCATAAAGATTTTATAGGGCTTTTCTACATTGTTTTTTGAGTCAATCACTACAACCTCTGAAGCATACGAAGAGGGACTCATAGAGCCAGCATAGCGGTCAAGTTGAAAATCTTTTAGTTCTATAAAAAAAGGTAATGCCACCACTCTGCTACCCCAATCAAGCGCAAACCTTGTTTCTCCAAGCACAAAAGGAGCAATATTTTCTCCCTTTGTATTTTTGATAATTTCTATTTCTTGACTTTCTCCCTTAAAACTCACCTTGACTTTTAATCTATCAGAATCCATTTTGTCTTTGGCAGGGAGATAATCCAAATACTGCACAGACAAATTATCCCCCTCAAAAGGCAAGGTTTGATGAAATTTCTTTTGCACTAAAGGCGTGATTGTAGTTGGGAAAAAAGCGCGATAGAATTTGTCCTCTATCTTTGCTAAAATCGTAATAAAATCCTCTTGAGATTCTATGGTATTGCTTCTTTCGCTCTCTCGTATATGCATTACACCTTCAAACCCATAATAACGCGTCATTGCCGCACCAATAAAAATAATAATCAAAGAGCTATGAAACAAAAAGGAAGCGTATTTTTTCCTTTGCCATACGCGCGAGAAAATCAAAATACCTATCAGATTCAACACTAGCAACAAATGCAACAAATCAAACCAAGCAGTATTATAAATCAATGCTTTCGCGCTTGGTGTGCCAAAGTCATTTTCTACAAATGTTGCCACTGCACAGGCACTTCCATAAGTGATAAGCAAAACAAATGTAACAAAAAAACTACAAAATCCTCTCATTATACCATTTACAAACATTTGCATTTGGTTCATATTTTTCCCTAAATTCAAAATAAAAACGTTATTTTACCGAAAGGTTTTTTAGGATTCATTAACAAATGGCAAATGAATTAAAAATTAAATATGAAATTAATGAAGAAAAGAGTGAAAAGCCATAGAGCCTAGAGTTTTGGCTCTATGATAAAACAAAAATTAACCTAAAAATTCGCGCTTGAAATATTCGCGTGAAGCCTTACAAAGCGGGCAAGCCCCGGGAGCTTTTTTACCTCTATGAATATGTCCGCAGATTTCACAAACCCAAACTTCCTCATTGCTACTTTCAAAGAATCCCTCCTCATCTAGCATTTTTTTGAGTTCTAAATATTCTCTTTCGTGCTCCACTTCTACCTTACCAATAGCTGTAAAGAGTCGTGCAATGTCTTTTTTACCCTCTTCTTCGGCGATTTTAGCGAAGTTTGGATACATAATCGTATGTTCATAATTTTCGCCCTCTGCGGCTGTAATAAGATTTTTAGTTGTAATATCCAACTCTTTGCCATCTACAATTTTATGATATGCTTTAAACTCTGCTCTTGCGTGCCATTTTTCATTTTCTGCCGCCTCTCTGAAATGTTTTGCTACTGCGTGCCAGCCTTCCTCTTGTGCTACATCGGCAAACAAATCGTATTTGTTACGCGCCATAGATTCTCCTGCAAAAGCTTTCATAAGATTAACTGCTGTTAAATCTGTGGTGATACAGGTCATTTCTGCTCCACAACAACTAAGTGTTCCGCTACCCACATTTTGCACTTCCACTTCATTGCCACATTTTTGACATTTATAAGTTTCATATTGCCTCATCAACAAATCCTTTAATGAAATTTAGGCTAAAATTATAGCATATTTTTTTTAATTAATAAACTTTATCCATTAATTTATTTATTCTCACATAATATTTAAAAGGTTTTTCTTGGAATCTTTTTCTTTGCTTTTCTGATTCTATAGGCTAGAGCAAACTTGAAACCAAATTGTTTATAAATCTTACTGCCTATGCTCATAGGGATTCCTTTTATAAAGAACCAAAGAAAGCAAAAGACAAAATCTTAAGGATTTGGAATTTGAAAGGAAAATTACATTTCTTTCAAAATTTGCTCTACTACTGCTTTTGGATTTTGTGCTTTATAAATTGGGCGTCCCACGACAATAAAATCGCTTCGTGCGGTTTTTGCATCTTCTAAGGTTGCCACGCGTTTTTGGTCGCCACTATTCTCACCAAAGGGACGAATTGCAGGCGTAAGCGTCAAAAAATCCGCGCCCACTTGCTCTTTGATGGTTTGGGATTCCGCACAAGAGCATACGACACCATTTAAGCCACATTCTTTTGCGGTTTTCGCAAACTCTAGCACTTGGGTTTCCAATCCCGTATGGTAGATTTCAAAGAATCCCTTTTCATCAAAACTTGTAAGCGCAGTTACTGCCATTACTAGCGGAGGATTTGGGACTGCCTTTAGCCTTTGCATAACCTCACGCATAGCTTCTTGACCACTGCTTGCGTGGATAGTTATCATACTGACTTTTAGCTTTGCAATCTCCTCTATGCTATCGCCCATTGTATTGGGAATATCATAAAGCTTCAAATCCAAAAAAATGCGAAAAAGCGGGTTTATGGCTTTGATTTGCTCCAAAAACAAAGCACCATCACGTATGAAGCTACGCAAGCCGACTTTAACCCACAAATCCTTGTCTTTTAGCAATTCTAATAATGCCAAATTCTCCCCTGCACTAGGCAAATCTAGGGCAACACAAAGTTTCATTATTTATCCTTTGGTGTAAGATTTTTAAAATTTTTTTGGATTTTTTCTCCCGATTTCCCGCCTCGCTTTGTTTGGGCAGCTGCTAAATCTTTTGTTTTGCTTGATTTAGAATCCCTAGATTCCGACTTTTTATCTTTGAAATGATGAGATTTTTTTGATTTTGCCTTAGTAGCTCTTGATGATTTTGTGTTTTTGAGGGTATTCACTTTAGATTTTCCAAAAACTTTTCGGGGTTTTTGAATTGTTTTTTGTAAAGATTCTTTTGAAGTTTCATTTGCTTTTTGTCGCGCTTTTTCTTCCTCTTTAGAGATTTTTTGTTGTTCTAAAATTACTTGAATTTCCTTTAGTGAGAGTTTATAATTTTTAGCGATTCCATCTAACACGCCATTAATAAATTTAACCGATAATTCATAGCTAAAATTTTTGGCAATCTCTAATGCCTCATTAATCACAACCGCTTTATCTACCTTGCTAAAAACAATCTCATATGCTCCTAGACGCAAAATTGCGCGTTCTATATTGCCAATGCGCTCAAAATCCCAATCCTTTAGCTGATGTGTAATGCGCAAGTCTAAGGATTCCAAATTTGCAATTACGCCAGAAAACAATTCTTGCGCAAAATTTTTTTGTGCATTTTTTATTTTGTGCTCCTCTAAGATTTCTTCTACAAACTTAGAGATTCCCTCATTCCCGCTATCATAAGCATACAAAAGCTGCACAACGACTTCACGCACTTGGCTTCTTGTTGCCATTTATGCTCCAATCTTACGATAAAGATTAATGAGTTCAATCAAACCTGCCATAGATTCAAAACCTTTGTTGCCTGCTTTTGTGCCTGCGCGCTCAATGGCTTGTTCAATAGAGTCAGTTGTGAGCACACCAAAGGTTACCGCTGCACCATAACGAATCGTAACATTTGCGATTCCTTTTGTCGCTTCTGCGCTCACATAATCAAAATGCGGTGTCGCACCACGTATAATTGCGCCCAAGCAGCAAACGCCATCATAATCTCCTTGTGCAAGGACTTTTTCTAGCGCAAAAGGAATCTCAAAAGCTCCCGGCACTAAAATATGTGTGAGATTTTCCTCTCTGCCTCCGTGACGCAAAAAGCAATCCTTTGCTCCCTCTACCAATCTGTCTGTAATCAGATGATTAAAACGACTAGAAATAATTGCGATTTTCTCATCGCCTAGAAGCGACAAATTTCCCTCAATGATTTGCATAATTTTCCTTTGTAATAAGATGTTGAATTTCTAAAATCTGCTCTACTAATTCTAAAAGTATCTTGGGAGTGAGCATATTTGGACCATCACTTAGCGCAATTTTTGGATTAATATGCGTTTCGGCGAACAATCCATCTATTCCCACAGCTGCCGCAGCACGCGCAAGTAGAGGAGCATAACGACTATCTCCCCCACTTTTTCCATTTAAACCACCGGGCATTTGCACCGCGTGTGTTGCATCAAAAATCACAGGAGCAAACTCACGCATAATCGCTAGAGAGCGCATATCCACAACTAAATTTCCATAGCCAAAACTGCTTCCGCGTTCTGTCAAACAGACTTTATATTTCAAAGAATTTTCAAGATTCGCTTCCTCTACCGCTTCGTTTTGCACCTTTGCACGAATCTTAAGAGCCTTAAGCACAGAATATTTCATATCACTAGGATTCATAAACTGCCCTTTTTTAATATTCACGATTGCATTTGTTTGTGCCGCAGCAACAATCAAATCTGTCTGCCGACACAAAAAGGCTGGAATTTGCAGAATATCTACAACTTTTGCCGTGGGTGCTACTTGGGCAGTCTCATGAATATCTGTTAGCAACCGATAACCAAACTTTGCCTTGATTTTTGCTAGCGATTCTAAACCTTTTTCAAGTCCGGGTCCGCGATAAGATTCCAAACTTGTTCTATTTGCTTTGTCAAAACTTGCCTTGAAATAGAAATCAACTTTTTTATTTTGCGAAAGTGGCTTAAGCGATTCTGCAATCTCCTCTAATATCTCATCATTCTCTATGACACAAGGTCCTGCAATAATAATCATTTCTATCCTTTCAGTAAATTAAATTCGTGTCGTTTAAAGTCGTAATTATACACCTCCCCACTCTCTATAATGTAATGCCAACCATAAAGATTTAAGGTGCGCGCAAGATATTTTTCTTTCACTTTTGGATAAGTAAAGAGATTCACAATCTGCCGCTCAATATTGATTTGCTCCGTCAAAAAGCTACGCATAGCCTTTGTTTTTGGGTTAAGCGAAAGCACTTGTTTTTTTACAGGCTCAATTAGTTTTAACCAATTTTTAACATTGGGCATATTGAAAAAATGCTCCTCCTCATAGAGTGCCGCGCAACCTCCACAATGCGAATGCCCGCAAATAATGATATTTTCTACTTTTAATTCCTCTAACGCATATTCAATTGCGGAAGTTGTCGCTAGATATTCCTCTGCTTCACGATAAGGAGGAACAATATTCGCAATATTGCGCACGACAAAAAGCTCACCGGGCAAGGTATTTGTAATCAAATTTGGCACGACACGAGAATCCGCGCAACCTACAAAAAGCGTGTGAGGATTCTGCCCTTCTTTGAGATTCTCAAACAATTCTTTATAGGTTAAAAAATTTTCTTCTTTAAACTTAATGACTCCCTCAAACAGCAAATCAATTGTATTAGGTGCATTAGAGATAGGTTTGGAATCTGCATTTTCGGGCGTTGCAGTTTCTCGTCCTGTCGGATTCTTTTTAGACATCATTTATCCTTAATCAAATGGCTTAAGGGGCAACTTTGGTAAGACTTTCCATTGCGGCAGATAAATCTTCACCCACACTATACACATACAAATCTACGCGTCTATTTTTGGCACGCAAGGAGGGGATTTCATTATTGGCAATCGGAGAAAATTCTCCCTCGCCTCCACCCAATACACGCGTTTTTGCCACACCCTGCATAAGAATAAGGTCTGCAACATTCACACCGCGTGCAATAGATAATTCTAAATTATCCTCAAAAACGGAATCCTCTTGCACAGGAATGTTATCAGTATGTCCTATGGCTTTAATCAACACAGCATTAGGAAGTTTAGCAAACTCCATTGAAAGCCGTTTAACGAGTGCAATTCCACTTGAATTTGTCAAAACCGCACTCCCACTCTCAAAAAGTAATTCATCTGGGATTCTAATAATAACACCTTTTTCTGCTTCCTCTAATTCTACAGAAGGTCCATTAGAGATGCGATTGACTTCGTTGTAATCTGTAATGAGGCTTGCAAAAATATTTACCACATTGTCCATCTCTACTTCTGTTTCCATAGGTGTGGCTTTTATTGGCGCAGGAGGGTTGATTTGTGTTTGTGAGCCTTTCTCAAGTACCGCCAAAGAGCCTTCCAAAGAGCCAATGGCTAATGCGATTCTTTGCGTATCAAAAGTTGCCATTGAAAGCAACAAAATAAAAAAAGTTAGAATCAAAGTAACCATATCCCCATAAGTCCCAAGCCATAATGGAACACCTTGAGGACAATCGCAAGCGGGGCATTTATTTTTTGCCAAATTTTTCCCTTTTTAAGATTCTAATATTTTAGTTAAATTTCTAGATTATAGCTTTATTTTAGTTATAATCTTATTTAATTTTTAAATTTTGTGAGGAAATTTTGCAATCTCTTGTTGATTTTTTAGTAGTATCTATCCATACTTTTGGATATTTTGGAATCTTTTTTTTAATGTTTTTAGAAAGCAGTTTTATTCCCTTCCCAAGTGAAGTCGTGATGATACCCGCAGGATATTTGGCTCATTTGGGGCAGATGAATCTCTTTATCGCGATTCTTTGCGGTGTCTTAGGCTCACTCGCAGGCGCATTACTCAACTATTACTTGGCACTTTTTTTGGGGCGTGAGATTCTAATCAAATTTGGCAAATATGTATTTTTTGATGAAAAAACAATGATAAAAATGGAAAATTTCTTTGCCAAACACGGGCATATTTCTACCTTTAGCGGGCGTTTGATTCCTGTTGTGAGGCAATATATTTCACTTCCTGCAGGCTTAGGTAGAATGCCACTAGCTCTTTTTTGTCTTTATACTTCCTTGGGTGCTGGAATCTGGGTTAGCATTCTAACCACGCTTGGTTATTTTTTGGGACAAAATGAAGCACTTTTGAAAGAATATCTGCATTGGATTACCTTTGGACTTGCCCTCTTTGTCCTGTTTAGCGTTGGCTTGTATGTTGCTTTGCAACTTCGCAAGAAATAACACTACTGCATCATTGCGGTTTCTACCTCGTTCTTGCGAGGGCTTTGCCTGAAGTAATTCATAATTTTGCACAGAGTAAATTCTCAAAGGCGAGATTCTTTCATTTGGATTGCTTTGCTCTCACTTTGTTCGTTCCTTGCAATGATGCAGTGGGGAAATTGCCCTCATAAACTTTTGCGTATTATTGCTCACTTTGGCTCAAATCTTCTCTTGCGCACTTTAGGCTTTAGAGAGTTATTACACCTCTACTCTCTCCAAGATTCTAAGGTTAAATCCGCTTAATGCACAATATTCGGATTCATCTACTTGTGAGACACTTAAGAGCCTAAAATCCCGAATCTCTAGTGATTTTAAAATCTGCGCCCCAATTCCTAATCCCTTGATATCCTTACCATCACAAGTTTTCAAAAAAACCAAATATCCTCCCTCTTGTTTTAATTGCTCAATTGCTTGAATTAATCCATTAAATGTATTTTCATTCTCTAAAAGCTCCAAATCCTCTTTAACAATGTGGAATTTCACAAGAG from Helicobacter ganmani carries:
- the thrS gene encoding threonine--tRNA ligase; translation: MSVIIGIKANNAIYDTQSAEELGLKGEPIYFDNSEESLAIMRHTCAHLMAEAIKTLYPEAQFFVGPVVEEGFYYDFRIHQKISEEDLVAIESKMKEIAKKGEKIIKYHLKREEAIIKFQNDDLKQAVIRKIPLGDGTLSIYSQGDFEDLCRGPHLPTLKLLNAFKLTKIAGAYLGGDEKAEMLTRIYGIAFANKESLSQYLRQLEEAKKRDHRKVGMEMELFTFDEEIGAGLPIWLPKGARLRRNLENLLTQALIERGYEPVRGPEILKSAVWKTSGHYANYGENMYFTTIDEVEYGIKPMNCVGHIKVYQSALRSYRELPLRFYEYGVVHRHEKSGVLHGLLRVREFTQDDAHIFCRPSQIASEVENIIDFTQKIMNAFGFSYEMEISTKPEKSIGSDAVWEQATEALKGALNRCGISYKIDEGGGAFYGPKIDIKITDAIGRKWQCGTVQIDMNLPERFDLTYTDENNTAQQPVMIHRAILGSFERFVAILTEHFGGEFPFFVAPTQVIIIPINEAQNAYAKELHNALLKVGVYAEIEEKSETLNKRIRNAEKQRVPIIAVLGAKEMEERKVAVRNRRTKEQSDVSFDDFIQFNKEKMREVSF
- a CDS encoding carbonic anhydrase is translated as MDLLFEGVIKFKEENFLTYKELFENLKEGQNPHTLFVGCADSRVVPNLITNTLPGELFVVRNIANIVPPYREAEEYLATTSAIEYALEELKVENIIICGHSHCGGCAALYEEEHFFNMPNVKNWLKLIEPVKKQVLSLNPKTKAMRSFLTEQINIERQIVNLFTYPKVKEKYLARTLNLYGWHYIIESGEVYNYDFKRHEFNLLKG
- the ribH gene encoding 6,7-dimethyl-8-ribityllumazine synthase — protein: MQIIEGNLSLLGDEKIAIISSRFNHLITDRLVEGAKDCFLRHGGREENLTHILVPGAFEIPFALEKVLAQGDYDGVCCLGAIIRGATPHFDYVSAEATKGIANVTIRYGAAVTFGVLTTDSIEQAIERAGTKAGNKGFESMAGLIELINLYRKIGA
- the kdsA gene encoding 3-deoxy-8-phosphooctulonate synthase, coding for MIIIAGPCVIENDEILEEIAESLKPLSQNKKVDFYFKASFDKANRTSLESYRGPGLEKGLESLAKIKAKFGYRLLTDIHETAQVAPTAKVVDILQIPAFLCRQTDLIVAAAQTNAIVNIKKGQFMNPSDMKYSVLKALKIRAKVQNEAVEEANLENSLKYKVCLTERGSSFGYGNLVVDMRSLAIMREFAPVIFDATHAVQMPGGLNGKSGGDSRYAPLLARAAAAVGIDGLFAETHINPKIALSDGPNMLTPKILLELVEQILEIQHLITKENYANH
- the nusB gene encoding transcription antitermination factor NusB; protein product: MATRSQVREVVVQLLYAYDSGNEGISKFVEEILEEHKIKNAQKNFAQELFSGVIANLESLDLRITHQLKDWDFERIGNIERAILRLGAYEIVFSKVDKAVVINEALEIAKNFSYELSVKFINGVLDGIAKNYKLSLKEIQVILEQQKISKEEEKARQKANETSKESLQKTIQKPRKVFGKSKVNTLKNTKSSRATKAKSKKSHHFKDKKSESRDSKSSKTKDLAAAQTKRGGKSGEKIQKNFKNLTPKDK
- the ccsA gene encoding cytochrome c biogenesis protein CcsA, producing MNQMQMFVNGIMRGFCSFFVTFVLLITYGSACAVATFVENDFGTPSAKALIYNTAWFDLLHLLLVLNLIGILIFSRVWQRKKYASFLFHSSLIIIFIGAAMTRYYGFEGVMHIRESERSNTIESQEDFITILAKIEDKFYRAFFPTTITPLVQKKFHQTLPFEGDNLSVQYLDYLPAKDKMDSDRLKVKVSFKGESQEIEIIKNTKGENIAPFVLGETRFALDWGSRVVALPFFIELKDFQLDRYAGSMSPSSYASEVVVIDSKNNVEKPYKIFMNNVLDYGGFRFFQSSYDLDEQGTILSVNRDPGKIPTYIGYTMLVIGLLWEFFAKNGRFVRLSNYLKSQNLAIVFAAGLSMSMPLYASGENINDTEQMTQNIESQNPHMQGELEIPPITNESILDLIKNLKEKSKEHSERFGKLLVQDFGGRMKPVDTLAMEYVHKMTKKDGFLGLNNMELFLGMMVYPNEFKKVKMLALSTPKLKEVIGVSQEEKYIAFEDLFVGGTYKLGNYLEEANRKKPAMRDKFDKDVINVDERVNVAYLIYTAQALRILPSFSGEGDKWFAPSDAIASFDKESASQLQKLFGAYFNSFHYGLVENKWENADLALDALEKIQQKFGANLIPPQTQIDLEIFLNHYNLFKNLMPLYLVCGILLFAVVLVQIFRHKKADVLASRVLYWAISLLVLLHATALGVRWYVGGHAPWSNAYESMIYIAFASGIAGVVFFKKSYLAQSMASFLAGISLFVAHLGFMDPQIGNLVPVLKSYWLNIHVSIITASYGFLGLCFMLGVLTLFLFIFRSAKYPELDRTILTLHTINEMAMILGLAMLTIGNFLGGVWANESWGRYWGWDPKETWALISIVVYIVVLHARFMPKGDNPYVFASLSVIAFYSILMTYFGVNFYLSGLHSYAAGDPLPIPVFLYYFVGFTILLIILAARKGDLPSPKLS
- the pyrF gene encoding orotidine-5'-phosphate decarboxylase, whose translation is MKLCVALDLPSAGENLALLELLKDKDLWVKVGLRSFIRDGALFLEQIKAINPLFRIFLDLKLYDIPNTMGDSIEEIAKLKVSMITIHASSGQEAMREVMQRLKAVPNPPLVMAVTALTSFDEKGFFEIYHTGLETQVLEFAKTAKECGLNGVVCSCAESQTIKEQVGADFLTLTPAIRPFGENSGDQKRVATLEDAKTARSDFIVVGRPIYKAQNPKAVVEQILKEM
- a CDS encoding ferritin family protein encodes the protein MRQYETYKCQKCGNEVEVQNVGSGTLSCCGAEMTCITTDLTAVNLMKAFAGESMARNKYDLFADVAQEEGWHAVAKHFREAAENEKWHARAEFKAYHKIVDGKELDITTKNLITAAEGENYEHTIMYPNFAKIAEEEGKKDIARLFTAIGKVEVEHEREYLELKKMLDEEGFFESSNEEVWVCEICGHIHRGKKAPGACPLCKASREYFKREFLG
- a CDS encoding OmpA/MotB family protein; this encodes MAKNKCPACDCPQGVPLWLGTYGDMVTLILTFFILLLSMATFDTQRIALAIGSLEGSLAVLEKGSQTQINPPAPIKATPMETEVEMDNVVNIFASLITDYNEVNRISNGPSVELEEAEKGVIIRIPDELLFESGSAVLTNSSGIALVKRLSMEFAKLPNAVLIKAIGHTDNIPVQEDSVFEDNLELSIARGVNVADLILMQGVAKTRVLGGGEGEFSPIANNEIPSLRAKNRRVDLYVYSVGEDLSAAMESLTKVAP
- a CDS encoding DedA family protein, which codes for MQSLVDFLVVSIHTFGYFGIFFLMFLESSFIPFPSEVVMIPAGYLAHLGQMNLFIAILCGVLGSLAGALLNYYLALFLGREILIKFGKYVFFDEKTMIKMENFFAKHGHISTFSGRLIPVVRQYISLPAGLGRMPLALFCLYTSLGAGIWVSILTTLGYFLGQNEALLKEYLHWITFGLALFVLFSVGLYVALQLRKK